The proteins below come from a single Faecalibaculum rodentium genomic window:
- a CDS encoding IS110 family transposase, giving the protein MDVHKDSFTLCAMEPKFGGKDIIFSTVKIGADVDLVIDYIKKLKEKLQDSNLDIECGYEAGCLGYVPYAELKARGVKCIILAPTTMMAPQGKRVKTDARDALMIAQCLSYGGYKAVHIPTDQDAAVSGYLRMRDDHKSALKKIKQQILSFALYNGLRCEANNWTQLHLQFLRHCQCNPIVRETLDDYLRTYDYLNNRIDEMNQRIHELCQDKAYSENVKKLQCLIGIKEQTALALITEVGDFTRFDKGNTLGAYLGLAPGEQSSGAKTVRTGISKAGNRFVRKLLTESAQGICKGRIGYKSKDLKSRQQGNSKEVIDYADHANEYMRRKYYRLMRKGKKHNIAVSAIARDLSCFVWGLMTDNISIARD; this is encoded by the coding sequence ATGGATGTCCACAAGGACAGTTTCACCCTGTGCGCTATGGAGCCCAAATTCGGTGGTAAAGATATTATCTTCTCCACCGTTAAAATCGGAGCAGATGTAGATCTGGTCATCGACTATATCAAAAAGCTCAAAGAGAAACTTCAGGATAGCAATCTTGATATTGAATGCGGTTATGAAGCTGGATGTCTGGGATATGTTCCCTATGCAGAACTGAAAGCCAGGGGAGTCAAATGCATCATCCTGGCTCCTACTACGATGATGGCACCTCAGGGTAAAAGGGTAAAAACGGATGCCAGAGACGCTTTGATGATTGCTCAGTGCTTAAGCTACGGTGGCTATAAAGCTGTTCATATTCCTACTGATCAGGATGCAGCAGTCTCCGGCTATCTGAGAATGAGAGATGATCATAAATCAGCTCTGAAAAAGATCAAGCAGCAGATTCTTTCTTTCGCACTTTACAATGGACTGCGTTGTGAAGCGAATAACTGGACGCAGCTGCACCTTCAGTTCCTCAGGCATTGCCAGTGCAACCCGATTGTTCGGGAAACCCTGGACGATTATCTGCGTACTTATGATTATCTGAACAACCGTATTGATGAGATGAATCAAAGAATTCATGAGTTGTGCCAAGACAAAGCATACAGTGAAAACGTCAAAAAGCTTCAGTGCCTGATTGGAATCAAAGAACAGACTGCTCTTGCTCTGATTACTGAGGTAGGAGATTTCACCCGATTTGATAAAGGCAATACCCTTGGCGCCTATCTTGGCCTGGCTCCCGGAGAGCAATCCAGCGGCGCAAAAACAGTACGAACAGGTATCTCAAAAGCCGGGAACAGATTTGTTCGAAAGCTCCTGACGGAAAGCGCCCAAGGGATCTGCAAGGGCAGGATCGGATACAAATCCAAGGATCTGAAATCAAGACAGCAAGGAAACTCGAAAGAAGTAATCGACTATGCAGATCACGCCAACGAATATATGCGGCGAAAATACTACCGGCTGATGCGTAAAGGAAAGAAGCACAATATAGCTGTATCTGCCATTGCGAGAGATCTTTCCTGTTTTGTCTGGGGACTTATGACGGATAACATTTCCATTGCCAGAGACTGA
- a CDS encoding FAD:protein FMN transferase produces the protein MSNTKHKTKTGMKWWLLLSAAFLVLIAAVVFFVQNRGGSAVQERQVTLTDVGFDTPVTLQATCSEEDFDKYTKIVSDTFLQYDAYFDQYSQHEGVNGVYTLNQQAAKNPVKVDDALLQLLEDSMDYMEKNPKFDITEGKVLSLWHDAREAETPYVPDDKDIQAAKVHTGLEGIEISGNEVSFKDDTVQLDLGAIAKGFTAGVAAEKLHEEGLDNGYINAGGNVVLLGEKPDGKDWVIGIQSPDESGSVVQLVTKDPVTMVTSGDYQRYFEVDGKRYSHIVDPDTGYPVTWMRSVTVIGPADQSEAADANSTTLFLMPVKESMEYAEKNGIEAVWITDKGEDTGVKPTYTTSLYDVYVSDGLQDVIRLSSQG, from the coding sequence ATGAGCAATACGAAACACAAGACAAAAACCGGCATGAAATGGTGGCTCCTGCTTTCGGCAGCTTTCCTGGTGCTGATCGCAGCCGTGGTCTTCTTTGTCCAGAACCGCGGAGGATCTGCGGTGCAGGAACGCCAGGTCACATTGACAGACGTGGGGTTCGACACCCCGGTCACGCTGCAGGCCACCTGCAGCGAGGAAGACTTCGACAAGTACACGAAAATCGTATCCGACACCTTCCTGCAGTACGATGCCTACTTCGACCAGTATTCACAGCATGAAGGCGTCAACGGTGTCTATACCCTGAATCAGCAGGCAGCAAAGAATCCCGTCAAAGTGGATGATGCCCTCCTGCAGCTGCTGGAGGATTCCATGGACTATATGGAGAAGAATCCCAAGTTTGACATTACCGAAGGAAAGGTCCTCTCCCTGTGGCATGACGCAAGAGAAGCCGAAACACCGTATGTGCCTGACGACAAAGACATTCAGGCTGCGAAAGTGCACACCGGTCTGGAAGGCATTGAAATCAGCGGGAACGAAGTCTCCTTCAAGGACGACACCGTGCAGCTGGACCTGGGTGCCATTGCCAAGGGTTTCACAGCCGGAGTGGCAGCAGAAAAACTGCATGAGGAAGGGCTGGACAACGGCTACATCAACGCCGGCGGCAATGTAGTGCTGCTGGGGGAAAAACCTGACGGCAAGGACTGGGTGATCGGCATTCAGTCCCCGGATGAATCCGGATCTGTGGTGCAGCTGGTCACAAAGGATCCTGTGACCATGGTGACCAGCGGCGACTATCAGCGGTACTTTGAAGTGGATGGCAAACGCTATTCCCACATCGTGGACCCGGACACCGGCTATCCTGTAACGTGGATGCGGTCGGTGACTGTGATCGGTCCCGCCGATCAGTCGGAAGCCGCGGATGCCAACAGCACAACGCTGTTTCTGATGCCGGTGAAGGAAAGCATGGAGTATGCAGAAAAAAACGGCATTGAAGCCGTATGGATCACGGACAAAGGCGAAGACACCGGCGTGAAGCCGACGTATACGACCAGCCTCTATGATGTCTATGTATCCGATGGACTGCAGGATGTCATCCGGCTTTCCAGCCAGGGCTGA
- a CDS encoding RnfABCDGE type electron transport complex subunit C, whose amino-acid sequence MCQHIPGHKSMTDKGQVLDLQPAKEVYIPLVAGANTNFEILVEEGQTVAIGTKLAETKTGFYVPVYSSVSGVYKGTVKRMHSSMRPQMHMVIELDGKQTKTQAFAPIDWMTAGREDLVEFAKQAGLIGLGGAGFPTYVKYGNPSGITTVLINAVECEPYITSDYMQAMADPADLIEGARIMGKMAGVTDVRICIKKSHPDLISKIEQASAGTEVTVVPVPDVYPMGWERVLVREVLHKEYDKLPAEAGAIVNNAGTAIELAKMVKNGEALETKVVTVSGEAVDKPCNVRVPVGMPVEEILDHLGLKGDEVILCAGGPMMGKAIPNNKFVIDRAMNALTVLPVNPVPAIACLRCGSCSDHCPAGLQPVRIANALKMGDAVLMEKLGALSCIECGMCTYVCPSRIDVTENVRKAKRTIQMKSRKK is encoded by the coding sequence ATGTGCCAGCACATCCCTGGCCATAAGTCAATGACAGACAAGGGACAGGTACTGGATCTGCAGCCGGCGAAGGAAGTCTATATTCCGCTGGTGGCTGGCGCCAATACAAATTTTGAAATCCTCGTCGAAGAAGGCCAGACGGTAGCCATTGGCACAAAGCTGGCTGAAACAAAGACGGGATTTTATGTTCCTGTCTATTCCAGTGTGTCCGGTGTGTATAAGGGAACGGTGAAGCGCATGCATTCATCAATGCGTCCCCAGATGCATATGGTGATCGAGCTTGATGGGAAGCAGACAAAGACTCAGGCCTTTGCACCCATCGACTGGATGACCGCGGGCAGGGAAGACCTGGTGGAATTCGCAAAGCAGGCAGGCCTGATCGGTCTGGGCGGTGCGGGTTTCCCGACGTATGTCAAATACGGCAATCCGTCGGGAATCACCACGGTGCTGATCAATGCTGTGGAGTGTGAGCCGTACATCACGTCAGATTACATGCAGGCCATGGCCGATCCCGCGGATCTCATTGAAGGCGCGCGGATCATGGGCAAAATGGCGGGTGTCACGGATGTGCGGATCTGCATCAAGAAAAGCCACCCGGATCTGATTTCGAAGATCGAACAGGCGTCTGCGGGAACGGAAGTCACCGTGGTGCCTGTACCGGATGTGTATCCCATGGGATGGGAACGTGTTCTGGTGCGGGAAGTGCTGCACAAGGAATACGACAAGCTTCCGGCGGAGGCAGGCGCCATTGTCAACAATGCTGGAACAGCCATTGAACTGGCGAAGATGGTGAAAAACGGAGAAGCGCTGGAAACTAAGGTCGTGACTGTCTCCGGTGAAGCCGTGGACAAGCCCTGCAATGTGCGGGTGCCTGTGGGTATGCCTGTGGAAGAAATCCTGGACCACCTTGGACTCAAGGGGGACGAAGTCATTCTCTGTGCGGGTGGACCCATGATGGGCAAGGCCATTCCCAACAACAAGTTTGTCATCGACCGGGCCATGAACGCGCTGACAGTGCTGCCGGTGAATCCGGTGCCTGCCATTGCGTGTCTGCGCTGCGGCAGCTGCTCGGATCACTGTCCGGCCGGTCTGCAGCCCGTGCGGATTGCCAATGCCCTGAAGATGGGGGATGCAGTGCTCATGGAAAAACTGGGCGCTCTGTCCTGCATTGAGTGCGGTATGTGCACCTATGTCTGCCCGTCGAGGATCGATGTCACGGAAAACGTCCGCAAGGCGAAACGCACGATCCAGATGAAGAGCAGGAAGAAGTAG
- a CDS encoding RnfABCDGE type electron transport complex subunit D: MKYVFHVSPNIKGRLTTHNIMRDLMIALAAVFVCSLVYYGSAYGMATALHEVVLLAASLVTTYICEFLYAKATKQDPKTFIKNSFGCVTALILTMMCTVNVTVYAIIIATVFAIVFGRLLFGGFGQNIFNPAAVGRAVIFAAFTGASTDLLTSATPVSEIATSYHWLPANAEMVDTFVDGFGGWTSMLLGTHGGAIGETFILAILIAGAFLIWRHVIDWRIPTVYFGVIAVLTALIAILTGLESYNGIPAWLWYPAIHLLTGGVVFGGVFMLTDPVTNPTSPAGRVIFATGAAVLTVLIRLKANLPEGCLYSILLMNMFTPMIEQALDGKQLQMVNKARIIAGVLLVLGLASCFYVSATVEPVASLKSSATSAATTAATGEGESGDEEHASTEATAGGEGEGDAEHASTEATEGTEDAE, from the coding sequence GTGAAGTATGTATTTCATGTCAGTCCCAACATCAAGGGAAGACTGACAACCCACAACATCATGCGGGACCTCATGATTGCCCTGGCGGCAGTCTTTGTATGTTCCCTGGTGTATTACGGTTCTGCCTATGGCATGGCCACAGCCCTGCACGAAGTGGTGCTGCTGGCTGCCTCGCTGGTGACCACCTATATCTGTGAGTTCCTGTATGCGAAGGCCACAAAGCAGGACCCCAAAACATTCATCAAAAACAGCTTCGGCTGTGTGACAGCTCTGATCCTGACCATGATGTGCACGGTCAACGTCACGGTCTATGCGATCATCATCGCAACTGTGTTTGCGATTGTGTTCGGCCGGCTGCTCTTCGGCGGCTTCGGCCAGAATATCTTCAACCCCGCGGCTGTTGGCCGTGCTGTGATCTTTGCCGCCTTCACAGGCGCCAGCACGGATCTGCTCACCAGTGCCACACCGGTTTCGGAAATTGCCACCAGCTATCACTGGCTGCCGGCCAACGCCGAAATGGTGGACACATTTGTGGACGGCTTCGGCGGCTGGACCAGCATGCTGCTGGGAACCCATGGGGGTGCAATCGGCGAAACGTTCATTCTGGCGATCCTGATTGCCGGTGCGTTCCTGATCTGGCGGCATGTCATTGACTGGCGGATCCCGACGGTCTACTTTGGCGTCATTGCGGTCCTGACGGCGCTGATAGCCATCCTGACCGGGCTGGAATCCTACAATGGCATTCCCGCCTGGCTGTGGTATCCCGCGATCCACCTGCTGACAGGCGGCGTGGTTTTCGGCGGTGTGTTCATGCTGACAGATCCCGTCACGAACCCGACCAGTCCCGCAGGCCGCGTGATTTTTGCCACCGGTGCTGCAGTGCTGACGGTTCTGATCCGCCTGAAGGCCAACCTGCCGGAGGGCTGCCTGTATTCCATCCTGCTGATGAACATGTTCACGCCCATGATTGAACAGGCGCTGGACGGCAAGCAGCTGCAGATGGTGAACAAGGCCCGGATCATTGCCGGTGTGCTGCTGGTTCTGGGTCTGGCGTCCTGCTTCTATGTATCGGCTACAGTGGAACCCGTTGCGAGCCTGAAGTCCTCCGCCACCAGTGCAGCCACAACCGCTGCCACCGGTGAAGGAGAAAGCGGTGACGAGGAACATGCTTCCACAGAAGCCACAGCAGGCGGTGAAGGCGAAGGGGATGCAGAGCATGCGTCCACAGAAGCCACTGAAGGAACGGAGGATGCTGAATAA
- a CDS encoding FMN-binding protein — translation MKKILHLTLFLAIVSALAGGALAWANNMTAPVIQANKEREEKQILLEMYPDAHVDDFQIVDYTSDDPDVQKIYAYGENYIFNMQVKGYKDGTNFLVAINKDDLTITKFQAISNGDTKGIGSKITEPAFAESVTGKDAGGELDTISGATVTSTPVVEGIHKAADIVAQLD, via the coding sequence ATGAAAAAGATCCTTCATCTGACGCTGTTCCTGGCCATTGTCTCTGCCCTGGCAGGCGGTGCCCTGGCCTGGGCCAACAACATGACGGCTCCCGTCATTCAGGCCAACAAGGAACGGGAAGAAAAACAGATCCTGCTGGAGATGTATCCGGATGCCCACGTGGATGATTTCCAGATCGTGGACTACACCTCGGATGATCCCGATGTGCAGAAGATCTACGCCTATGGCGAAAACTATATCTTCAATATGCAGGTCAAGGGCTACAAGGACGGCACGAACTTCCTGGTGGCCATCAACAAGGATGACCTGACAATCACGAAGTTCCAGGCGATTTCCAACGGCGACACCAAGGGAATCGGCTCGAAGATCACAGAACCGGCGTTTGCGGAGTCTGTCACCGGCAAGGATGCCGGCGGCGAGCTGGATACCATTTCCGGCGCGACTGTGACCAGCACCCCGGTTGTGGAAGGCATCCACAAGGCGGCAGACATTGTCGCCCAGCTGGATTAG
- the rsxE gene encoding electron transport complex subunit RsxE, whose protein sequence is MTRMQNFKAGLLKDNPVFSLYLGICSTLAITTTVNNAIGMGAAVIMVLIISNVIISAIRKIVPDDIRIPVYIVIIATLVKIIQMLIEAYAPALNTSLGVFIPLIVVNCIILGRAEAFASKNGIMDSALDGLGMGLGYTLAVLAMAFIREVLATGMLNIVNPFDEAQVLLNVTLIPEEYTIGLFNSPVGAFITFACLAAALTAYKTHAEEKAAAKAAELKEVKQNG, encoded by the coding sequence ATGACTCGAATGCAGAATTTCAAGGCCGGGCTTCTGAAAGACAACCCGGTATTCTCCCTGTATCTGGGCATCTGCTCCACCCTGGCGATCACCACGACGGTGAACAACGCCATCGGCATGGGCGCAGCTGTCATCATGGTGCTGATCATTTCCAATGTGATCATTTCCGCGATCCGGAAAATTGTTCCCGATGACATCCGGATCCCTGTCTATATCGTGATCATTGCGACCCTGGTAAAAATCATCCAGATGCTGATTGAAGCCTATGCTCCGGCGCTGAACACCTCTCTGGGCGTGTTTATCCCGCTGATCGTCGTCAACTGCATCATCCTGGGGCGCGCTGAAGCGTTTGCTTCCAAGAACGGCATCATGGATTCCGCGCTGGACGGCCTGGGCATGGGTCTGGGCTATACCCTGGCGGTTCTGGCCATGGCCTTCATCCGTGAGGTGCTGGCCACGGGTATGCTGAACATCGTGAACCCCTTCGACGAAGCACAGGTTCTCCTGAATGTGACGCTGATTCCGGAGGAATACACCATCGGACTGTTCAACTCCCCGGTCGGTGCGTTCATCACCTTCGCATGTCTGGCTGCAGCCCTGACTGCCTACAAGACACATGCAGAGGAAAAGGCCGCTGCGAAAGCGGCCGAGCTCAAGGAGGTAAAGCAGAATGGCTGA
- a CDS encoding electron transport complex protein RnfA — translation MAEFAALFVTSVLINNVVLNQFLGMCPFMGVSRKRSSALGMGIAVMFVIVVAALVTYGLYYFVLVPLQLEYMDLITFILVIASLVQLTEMFIKKTSPALYKSLGVYLPLITTNCVVLNVCLVNITSAYNFSQMLAYSIGTPLGFALVLYIFSAIRERLEISSVPKPFAGNPIAMIVAAIMAMAFSAFAGLV, via the coding sequence ATGGCTGAGTTTGCAGCACTGTTTGTCACCAGTGTCCTGATCAACAACGTGGTCCTGAACCAGTTCCTGGGCATGTGCCCGTTCATGGGTGTATCCCGCAAACGGAGTTCCGCCCTGGGCATGGGCATTGCGGTCATGTTCGTCATCGTTGTGGCGGCTCTGGTCACCTATGGACTCTACTATTTTGTCCTGGTGCCCCTGCAGCTGGAGTACATGGACCTGATCACCTTCATTCTCGTCATTGCATCCCTGGTGCAGCTGACGGAGATGTTCATCAAGAAAACCAGCCCTGCCCTGTACAAGTCCCTGGGTGTGTACCTGCCGCTGATCACCACCAACTGCGTGGTCCTGAACGTGTGCCTGGTCAACATCACTAGTGCGTACAACTTTTCGCAGATGCTGGCGTATTCCATTGGCACACCTCTGGGTTTTGCTCTGGTGCTGTATATTTTCTCGGCGATTCGTGAACGTCTGGAGATTTCCAGTGTACCGAAACCCTTTGCAGGCAACCCGATTGCCATGATCGTGGCCGCCATCATGGCCATGGCCTTCTCGGCTTTCGCTGGTCTGGTATGA
- a CDS encoding (Fe-S)-binding protein, with amino-acid sequence MLNAILMMLVLGALLGLGLGLASKFLHVQPDERVDTVAGMLPGYNCGGCGYPGCSGFASAMVEGDTDEFKCRPCKADKKKEIIDYLKNTPGPDGKTVTIKG; translated from the coding sequence ATGCTGAATGCGATTCTGATGATGCTGGTCCTGGGGGCCCTGCTGGGTCTGGGCCTGGGTCTTGCCAGCAAGTTCCTGCATGTCCAGCCCGATGAGCGGGTGGACACAGTGGCCGGCATGCTGCCGGGTTACAACTGCGGCGGCTGCGGCTACCCCGGATGCAGCGGCTTTGCATCCGCAATGGTGGAAGGCGACACAGACGAATTCAAGTGCCGTCCCTGCAAGGCTGACAAGAAAAAGGAAATCATCGATTACCTGAAAAACACGCCAGGTCCCGACGGCAAGACCGTCACGATCAAAGGGTAG
- a CDS encoding RNA polymerase sigma factor codes for MDLEEMYEQHARQVYLYLLSLSHDAALSEDLTQETFLKASVKIRGFRHESTLSSWLCTIARNQYFDFCRGKKRDPAGDGSLVLQGMDDPRDLRVFACLHKLPEPYREIVWLRVYGLLSFAEIAEIFCRSESWSRVMYHRGRCRLRELWEREWEEDCHD; via the coding sequence ATGGATCTGGAAGAGATGTACGAACAGCACGCGAGGCAGGTGTATCTGTACCTTCTGTCTTTGAGCCATGATGCGGCGCTGAGTGAGGACCTGACTCAGGAGACGTTTCTGAAGGCGTCTGTGAAGATCCGGGGGTTCCGGCATGAGAGCACGCTGTCGTCGTGGCTGTGCACCATTGCCCGGAATCAGTATTTTGATTTCTGCCGTGGGAAGAAGCGGGACCCGGCAGGGGATGGATCACTGGTTCTCCAGGGCATGGATGATCCCCGGGATCTGCGGGTCTTTGCCTGTCTGCATAAGCTGCCGGAGCCGTACCGGGAGATTGTCTGGCTGCGGGTATACGGACTGCTTTCCTTTGCAGAGATAGCAGAGATATTCTGCCGCAGCGAATCCTGGAGCCGGGTGATGTATCACCGGGGAAGATGCAGGCTGCGGGAGCTGTGGGAGAGAGAATGGGAGGAGGACTGTCATGACTGA
- a CDS encoding zf-HC2 domain-containing protein, protein MTENRKTECAIVQDLLPLYADGVVQTETAEWIQRHLETCPACREELQNLQKPDPAVLQKDLPLEKDLKKTGRHLRWSRRIMVVSAVLFVLLVLLAGAGWRNSILLPADYVKVMETGRESGQLVFEVQSQVPGTGLLNLQSSCPGDGTCELEVRGGSGLLNRMSRETVSVPDTTREIRLNGEILWQDGVMISPRCRQLYSYANGYAGDVQQMHLAAPPDPDLPVTIEADTEDPAHCGWTYRVEAERRLPAESLREAAWLAMVLTPNLDKVTYRFDREEPLVFTRQALAETLGHKPDIESPADLQRIMNRILPAAG, encoded by the coding sequence ATGACTGAGAACCGGAAGACAGAATGCGCGATTGTGCAGGATCTGCTGCCGCTGTATGCGGATGGTGTGGTACAGACTGAAACAGCGGAATGGATTCAGCGGCATCTGGAGACCTGTCCTGCGTGCCGGGAGGAGCTTCAGAATCTGCAGAAACCGGATCCGGCTGTATTGCAGAAGGACCTGCCGCTGGAAAAGGACCTGAAGAAAACAGGCCGGCATCTGCGCTGGAGCCGACGGATCATGGTGGTTTCTGCTGTGCTGTTTGTACTGCTTGTACTGCTGGCGGGTGCCGGGTGGCGGAACAGCATCCTGCTGCCGGCTGACTATGTCAAGGTGATGGAGACAGGCAGGGAAAGCGGCCAGCTGGTGTTTGAGGTGCAAAGTCAGGTCCCGGGGACCGGTTTACTGAATCTGCAGTCCAGCTGTCCGGGAGATGGCACCTGTGAACTGGAGGTCCGGGGCGGCAGCGGGCTGCTGAACCGGATGAGCAGGGAAACGGTGTCGGTTCCGGATACGACCCGGGAAATCCGGCTCAACGGTGAGATTCTCTGGCAGGATGGTGTCATGATTTCACCCCGCTGCCGGCAGCTATATTCCTATGCCAATGGTTATGCCGGCGATGTGCAGCAGATGCATCTGGCTGCTCCCCCGGATCCGGATCTGCCTGTGACAATCGAGGCGGATACAGAAGATCCTGCACACTGCGGCTGGACTTACAGGGTGGAGGCTGAGCGGAGGCTGCCTGCAGAGAGCCTGCGGGAGGCAGCATGGCTGGCCATGGTCCTCACACCTAATCTGGATAAAGTCACCTACCGGTTCGACAGGGAAGAACCGCTGGTTTTCACCAGACAGGCACTTGCCGAAACCCTGGGCCACAAGCCGGATATTGAATCTCCGGCAGATCTGCAGCGGATCATGAACCGCATTCTCCCGGCAGCAGGATAA
- a CDS encoding Rqc2 family fibronectin-binding protein codes for MALDGIMLRSVTRHLKDLEGGRIGKIQNLSDEEILLHIHTKTGLKRLVINVHSNTNRVYLAAFVPEIQPEPSGFVMFLRKHFSQGIITSVSQAGYDRILVTKVQAMNELGDLRQLTLYLELMGKYANLIAVNEEGVIMDALKRIPVFENSRRLIHPGARYELPSQPEKQDPSGPVSIDESRPLTDQISGFSPLLSGEAERRLHEGTTWEEFWHSLEASDKLYWYDDRHFHIIPLSGMNTEPRVYDLMEGLGQLYRQREEKSRHKEQFGDLIRTVEKEKKKQQKKLPRLQASLEAAKDHDKYREYGDLLFAWQGSLKQGKQAVVQDFETGEDVTIPLNEKFSIRDNANRYYAKYHKMKRSLDALQEQIRICKEDLVYFEQMEEQLKHCSYEDAQEIRQELESGRWLLPKKGARRRKGKSRPHVLEIPYEGAVIFVGRNNLQNSWLTHKMARRSDLWFHVKGYHGSHVILQSDQPTEGQIRMAAMLAAWFSKGRESSSVPVDYTQVSQLKKVPGSKAGFVTMKSYRTIYIDPDPRLVEEILRRRKQ; via the coding sequence ATGGCTCTCGATGGCATCATGCTTCGAAGCGTCACTCGACACCTGAAAGACCTGGAGGGCGGCCGCATCGGCAAGATCCAGAATCTGTCGGATGAAGAGATCCTGCTGCATATCCATACGAAAACCGGACTGAAGCGTCTGGTCATCAACGTGCACTCCAACACAAACCGGGTGTATCTGGCTGCCTTTGTGCCGGAGATCCAGCCCGAACCATCGGGTTTCGTGATGTTTCTGCGGAAGCACTTTTCCCAGGGAATCATCACATCTGTGTCCCAGGCCGGCTATGACCGGATCCTGGTCACGAAGGTGCAGGCCATGAACGAACTCGGTGACCTGCGGCAGCTGACATTGTATCTGGAGCTCATGGGCAAATACGCGAACCTGATCGCAGTCAATGAAGAGGGTGTAATCATGGATGCCCTGAAACGGATCCCCGTCTTCGAGAACTCCCGCCGGCTGATCCACCCGGGTGCCAGGTACGAACTGCCATCGCAGCCGGAGAAGCAGGATCCTTCCGGACCTGTATCCATCGACGAAAGCCGGCCGCTCACGGATCAGATCTCCGGATTTTCCCCGCTGCTGTCCGGAGAAGCGGAGAGGCGGCTTCATGAAGGCACGACCTGGGAGGAGTTCTGGCATTCGCTGGAGGCATCCGACAAACTGTACTGGTATGATGACCGGCATTTTCACATCATTCCCCTCTCAGGGATGAACACAGAACCCAGGGTGTATGACCTGATGGAAGGTCTGGGTCAGCTCTACCGGCAGCGGGAGGAAAAGAGTCGGCACAAGGAGCAGTTCGGAGATCTGATCCGCACAGTGGAAAAGGAAAAGAAGAAACAGCAGAAAAAACTGCCCCGGCTGCAGGCTTCGCTGGAGGCAGCGAAGGATCATGACAAGTACCGGGAATACGGCGATCTGCTGTTTGCCTGGCAGGGTTCGCTGAAACAGGGAAAGCAAGCCGTGGTGCAGGATTTCGAAACCGGTGAAGACGTAACGATTCCCCTGAATGAAAAATTCAGCATCCGGGACAACGCCAACCGGTATTATGCAAAGTACCACAAAATGAAGCGCAGTCTGGATGCCCTGCAGGAGCAGATCCGTATCTGCAAGGAAGATCTGGTCTATTTCGAGCAGATGGAGGAACAGCTGAAACACTGCAGCTATGAGGATGCACAGGAGATCCGTCAGGAGCTGGAGAGCGGCCGCTGGCTGCTGCCTAAAAAAGGGGCTAGGCGCCGCAAAGGCAAGTCCCGGCCACACGTCCTGGAGATTCCGTATGAAGGAGCCGTGATTTTTGTCGGCCGCAACAACCTGCAAAACAGCTGGCTGACCCATAAAATGGCCCGGCGCAGCGACTTGTGGTTTCACGTCAAGGGCTATCATGGTTCCCACGTGATCCTGCAGTCTGATCAGCCGACAGAAGGACAGATCCGTATGGCTGCCATGCTGGCTGCCTGGTTTTCCAAAGGCAGGGAATCCAGTTCGGTCCCTGTGGACTACACCCAGGTGTCACAGCTGAAAAAGGTTCCTGGCTCCAAAGCGGGTTTCGTGACGATGAAAAGCTATCGGACGATTTACATCGATCCCGATCCCAGGCTTGTGGAAGAGATTCTGCGCAGGCGGAAACAGTAA
- the gmk gene encoding guanylate kinase has product MKRGLLLVLSGPSGVGKGTVRKYLEADPSLKLAYSTSMTTRKPRAGEVDGTDYFFVTPEEFEKAQENGELLESAEFVGNRYGTPMKEVNRLRDEGKNVLLEIEVQGAMQVQEKCPDALSIFIIPPSMEELERRIRGRKSEPEEIIQQRLAKAAGEIKTMNRYKYIVCNEDPKLAADLIAAIIRRGMESDSLNAGDECGTV; this is encoded by the coding sequence ATGAAACGAGGCTTGCTGTTGGTGCTCAGCGGACCCAGCGGGGTAGGAAAGGGTACTGTAAGAAAATACCTGGAGGCAGATCCCTCCCTGAAACTGGCCTACTCCACATCCATGACCACGCGAAAGCCCAGAGCCGGGGAAGTGGACGGTACAGATTATTTTTTTGTCACACCGGAGGAGTTCGAGAAGGCCCAGGAAAACGGCGAACTGCTGGAAAGTGCGGAATTTGTCGGGAACCGCTACGGTACGCCCATGAAGGAAGTGAACCGGCTGCGGGACGAAGGGAAAAATGTCCTGCTGGAAATCGAAGTGCAGGGTGCCATGCAGGTGCAGGAGAAGTGCCCGGATGCCCTGTCGATTTTCATCATCCCCCCTTCCATGGAAGAACTGGAGCGCAGGATCCGCGGACGGAAATCCGAGCCGGAGGAGATCATTCAGCAGCGCCTGGCCAAGGCGGCCGGGGAAATCAAGACGATGAACCGCTACAAGTACATTGTGTGCAATGAAGACCCGAAACTGGCTGCCGATCTGATCGCGGCGATCATTCGCCGGGGCATGGAATCGGACAGCTTGAACGCGGGTGACGAATGTGGTACTGTTTGA